A window of the Microbulbifer aggregans genome harbors these coding sequences:
- the trpB gene encoding tryptophan synthase subunit beta: MSDRKPVDYSAFPDARGHFGPYGGRFVSETLIDALDHLQEMYFRLKDDPEFQAAFDYDLAHYVGRPSPLYLAERLTERAGGARIWLKREDLNHTGAHKVNNTVGQALLAKHSGKRRVIAETGAGQHGVATATVAARLGLECAVYMGAEDVKRQSPNVYRMKLLGAEVIPVESGSKTLKDAMNEAMRDWVTNVDDTFYIIGTVAGPHPYPQLVRDFNSVIGREARRQSLEEFGQLPDALVACVGGGSNAMGLFHPFLNDSDVEMYGVEAGGDGLETGRHAAPLSAGIPGVLHGNRTYLMEDEDGQIIETHSVSAGLDYPGVGPEHAWLKDIGRVQYVAANDTEALDAFRALTRTEGILPALESSHAVAYALKLAATMQPEQNIVVNLSGRGDKDIFTVAAIDGIEV; the protein is encoded by the coding sequence GTGAGCGATCGCAAACCGGTGGATTATTCCGCATTTCCGGATGCCCGGGGGCACTTCGGTCCCTACGGTGGACGTTTCGTTTCCGAGACGTTGATCGACGCGCTGGACCACCTGCAGGAGATGTACTTCCGCCTGAAGGACGATCCAGAGTTTCAGGCCGCATTTGATTACGACCTGGCGCACTATGTGGGCCGGCCATCGCCGCTGTACCTGGCGGAGCGGCTGACCGAGCGCGCGGGTGGCGCGCGCATCTGGTTGAAGCGCGAGGACCTCAATCACACTGGTGCCCACAAGGTGAACAACACGGTGGGGCAGGCGCTGCTGGCCAAGCACAGTGGTAAGCGTCGGGTGATCGCCGAGACCGGCGCAGGCCAGCATGGCGTAGCCACTGCCACGGTGGCTGCCCGCCTGGGGCTGGAGTGTGCTGTCTACATGGGTGCCGAGGACGTGAAGCGCCAGTCTCCCAACGTCTACCGCATGAAGCTGCTGGGGGCGGAAGTGATTCCGGTGGAGTCCGGTTCCAAGACCCTCAAGGACGCCATGAATGAGGCCATGCGGGACTGGGTCACCAATGTGGACGACACTTTCTACATCATCGGTACCGTTGCCGGGCCGCATCCCTACCCGCAGCTGGTGCGGGATTTCAACTCGGTGATTGGCCGCGAGGCGCGCCGGCAGAGCCTGGAAGAGTTCGGCCAGCTGCCGGATGCCCTGGTGGCCTGTGTCGGCGGCGGCTCCAATGCCATGGGCCTGTTTCACCCATTCCTGAATGACAGTGACGTGGAGATGTACGGTGTCGAGGCCGGCGGTGATGGCCTGGAAACAGGTCGCCACGCGGCGCCTCTCAGTGCCGGTATCCCGGGTGTGCTGCACGGCAACCGCACTTACCTGATGGAAGATGAGGATGGCCAGATCATCGAAACCCACTCCGTCTCTGCCGGTCTGGACTATCCGGGCGTCGGCCCCGAGCACGCCTGGCTGAAGGATATCGGTCGCGTGCAGTACGTGGCCGCCAATGATACCGAGGCGCTGGATGCATTCCGGGCCCTGACCCGCACTGAGGGCATCCTGCCGGCCCTGGAGTCCAGCCACGCGGTTGCCTATGCGCTGAAGCTGGCGGCCACCATGCAGCCGGAACAGAACATAGTCGTGAACCTGTCCGGGCGCGGCGACAAGGATATCTTTACCGTTGCCGCCATTGACGGCATCGAGGTCTGA
- a CDS encoding CvpA family protein: MNWADWTILAIVAISTLIGLSRGFVREVLSMLTWVAAFIVATMFRDELAPLLSNLVDTPSLQIIAAFAILFIFTLLAGAGLNMTLSAFVEATGLSGTDRVLGMVFGLLRGGVVVMALLILAPALVPVEEDGWWQQSVLIPHFLEFEDRARDLAVAIKDLFVESASG, encoded by the coding sequence ATGAACTGGGCTGACTGGACCATTCTGGCAATTGTGGCCATCTCGACCCTGATCGGCCTCAGCCGGGGCTTCGTGCGCGAAGTGCTGTCCATGCTCACCTGGGTTGCTGCCTTTATCGTTGCCACCATGTTTCGTGACGAGCTGGCGCCACTGCTGTCAAACCTTGTGGACACGCCATCTCTCCAGATCATCGCCGCTTTTGCCATCCTGTTTATTTTCACCCTGCTGGCCGGAGCCGGCCTCAACATGACCCTGTCGGCTTTTGTCGAGGCTACCGGGCTGTCCGGAACGGATCGGGTGCTGGGCATGGTATTCGGTCTGCTGCGCGGCGGTGTGGTGGTGATGGCTCTCCTGATCCTGGCGCCGGCGCTGGTGCCGGTGGAAGAGGATGGCTGGTGGCAGCAATCGGTGCTGATTCCGCATTTCCTCGAGTTCGAGGACCGCGCACGGGATCTCGCAGTGGCGATCAAGGATCTGTTTGTGGAGAGCGCTTCCGGCTGA
- the folC gene encoding bifunctional tetrahydrofolate synthase/dihydrofolate synthase, with translation MSDLQSWLERLERLHPTEIELGLSRVASVAETLGVQKPAPRVVTVAGTNGKGSCVATMEALLLAGDHTVGAYSSPHLLQFNERIRIDGQEVSDSALVKAFEAVDAARGATSLTYFEFTTLAALWLFQRAGVEVALLEVGLGGRLDAVNLVDADVAVITSVAIDHEAWLGSDREVIGREKAGILRAGSPFVCADPEPPLSVSSAAAGLAAPACFIGRDFTVEGDRYQFGDLALALPPVSLPRPSIAAAITALKLLGSLPAGGESAIRAAIESIRLPGRCQQLTWRGRQLLLDVGHNPAAAAYLARWLDDHPVSGRTVALVAAMSDKDLQGLFRPLAGRVAHWHPAELPGNDRAASVEMLWEALQQVGVPAEVVDRHDSAVGEALTPLVDAMDDGDRLLVFGSFFTVAEVLQRVREHGDGES, from the coding sequence ATGAGCGATTTGCAGTCCTGGCTTGAGCGGCTCGAACGCCTGCACCCGACCGAAATCGAACTCGGCCTCAGTCGCGTGGCCTCGGTGGCAGAAACTCTCGGGGTACAGAAACCGGCCCCCAGAGTCGTCACCGTGGCAGGTACCAACGGCAAGGGATCCTGTGTGGCGACGATGGAGGCATTGCTGCTGGCTGGCGATCACACGGTGGGTGCCTACAGCTCCCCGCACCTGCTGCAATTCAATGAGCGTATCCGCATTGATGGTCAGGAAGTCAGTGACAGCGCGCTGGTTAAAGCCTTTGAGGCGGTTGATGCGGCGCGCGGCGCGACCAGCCTGACATATTTCGAATTCACGACCCTCGCCGCCCTGTGGCTGTTTCAGCGCGCCGGTGTCGAGGTGGCACTGCTGGAAGTGGGGCTCGGTGGTCGCCTGGATGCGGTCAACCTGGTGGATGCGGATGTGGCTGTGATCACCAGCGTCGCCATCGATCATGAGGCCTGGCTCGGCAGCGACCGCGAGGTGATCGGCCGCGAGAAGGCGGGCATCCTGCGTGCTGGCAGTCCTTTCGTGTGCGCGGATCCGGAGCCGCCGCTGTCCGTGTCTTCGGCCGCCGCGGGACTGGCGGCACCGGCCTGTTTTATCGGCCGCGATTTCACCGTCGAGGGGGATCGATACCAATTTGGCGACCTGGCGCTTGCCTTGCCCCCGGTCAGCCTGCCTCGGCCGAGCATTGCGGCGGCCATCACCGCACTGAAACTGCTGGGTAGCCTGCCAGCTGGTGGCGAGTCAGCCATTCGAGCGGCCATTGAGAGTATCCGGCTGCCCGGACGCTGCCAGCAGCTGACGTGGCGGGGCCGCCAGCTGTTGCTCGACGTGGGGCACAATCCCGCCGCTGCGGCTTACCTGGCGCGCTGGCTGGATGATCATCCCGTGTCCGGTCGCACCGTTGCCCTCGTCGCTGCGATGAGCGACAAGGACCTGCAGGGCTTGTTCCGACCGCTGGCCGGGCGTGTCGCGCACTGGCATCCAGCGGAATTGCCCGGTAATGACCGGGCGGCCAGTGTCGAGATGCTGTGGGAAGCCCTGCAGCAGGTTGGCGTGCCCGCGGAGGTTGTAGACCGCCATGACTCGGCAGTGGGGGAGGCCCTGACGCCGCTGGTGGATGCCATGGATGACGGAGACAGGTTGCTTGTCTTCGGTTCTTTCTTTACCGTTGCGGAAGTTTTACAGCGCGTAAGAGAACACGGCGATGGCGAGTCGTAA
- a CDS encoding AAA family ATPase: protein MQKIISAIVSDIGRVLLGKERQVKLALACLLSRGHLLIEDLPGMGKTTLAHALAQVLGLSYNRVQFTSDMLPADILGVSIFERDNGSFRFHEGPVFSQLLLADEINRSSPKTQSALLEAMEERQVSVDGETRTLPDPFFVIATQNPLHQSGTFALPESQLDRFLMRISLGYPTREAERALFQGVDPRAELRQLKPRIDGSALKRLQALVGQVKASDSVLDYLERLVSFTRQSPDCSVGLSPRGALALLHAARAWALIDGRGHLLPEDIQAVLPSVAGHRLHSESGDGSQLVERLMHQVDVIAA, encoded by the coding sequence GTGCAAAAGATTATTTCCGCCATCGTCTCCGATATTGGCAGGGTGTTGTTGGGCAAGGAGCGCCAGGTGAAGCTGGCGCTGGCATGCCTGCTCTCTCGTGGGCATCTGCTGATCGAGGATCTGCCGGGCATGGGCAAGACCACCCTGGCCCACGCCCTGGCCCAGGTGCTGGGGCTCTCCTACAACCGGGTACAGTTCACCAGTGATATGCTGCCGGCGGATATTCTCGGCGTCTCCATTTTCGAGCGCGACAACGGCAGTTTTCGTTTTCATGAAGGGCCGGTGTTCAGTCAACTGCTGCTGGCAGATGAGATCAACCGCTCGTCGCCCAAAACCCAGAGCGCGCTGCTGGAGGCGATGGAAGAGCGCCAGGTCAGTGTGGACGGTGAGACCCGCACGCTGCCGGATCCTTTCTTCGTCATTGCCACCCAAAACCCGCTGCACCAGTCCGGCACCTTCGCATTGCCCGAGTCCCAGCTAGACCGCTTCCTGATGCGGATCAGTCTCGGCTATCCCACCCGTGAGGCCGAGCGGGCACTGTTTCAGGGAGTGGATCCGCGCGCAGAACTGCGGCAGTTGAAGCCGCGCATTGACGGCTCTGCCCTCAAGCGTCTTCAGGCACTGGTTGGCCAGGTGAAGGCCTCCGACAGCGTGCTGGATTATCTCGAGCGCCTGGTCTCCTTTACTCGCCAGAGCCCGGATTGCAGCGTCGGCCTGTCTCCCCGCGGCGCGCTGGCACTGCTTCATGCGGCCCGTGCCTGGGCTCTGATCGATGGCCGCGGCCATCTGCTGCCGGAGGACATACAGGCTGTGCTGCCCTCGGTAGCGGGCCACCGCCTGCATAGTGAGAGTGGCGACGGTAGCCAGCTGGTGGAGCGCTTGATGCACCAGGTTGATGTGATCGCCGCATAG
- a CDS encoding DUF58 domain-containing protein, with protein sequence MGATHRESATGLQGLRARWQGLTARWLERRAPAARNVTLGHRKLFILPSRAGLGFLLVILLLWLLGTNYENNLVFALAFLLVSLFAVLPVHTFANLSGLTIRLLAAPPAFAGDYARARIAVGRNEHRLREHIEIAWPPEEGAQLDLVDAESAEVEVSLPVNRRGKVRAPRLKVQSRFPLGLFRCWSHVDLDIDFLVYPAPKNLGPLPLGAAAGEGKSPERRRGGDDFAGLRPYQPGHSLRHVAWKQFAGGRDLHSKEYDSGADTRLWLDWDLLAGRDVETRLSGLCHWVLEAERAQIPYGLRLPGTTLAPSLGEPQRQRALAALAEFPLQGVE encoded by the coding sequence ATGGGCGCCACTCACCGTGAATCGGCAACCGGGCTGCAGGGGCTGCGCGCGCGCTGGCAAGGTCTGACTGCCCGCTGGCTCGAGCGCCGGGCGCCGGCGGCGCGCAACGTCACCCTAGGCCATCGCAAGCTCTTCATCCTGCCTTCGCGAGCCGGGCTGGGCTTCCTGCTGGTCATCTTGCTGCTGTGGCTGCTCGGCACCAACTACGAAAATAACCTGGTGTTTGCGCTCGCCTTTCTACTGGTCAGCCTGTTCGCGGTGCTGCCGGTACATACCTTCGCCAATCTCTCCGGACTGACCATACGCTTGCTGGCGGCGCCACCGGCTTTCGCCGGCGATTACGCCCGGGCCCGCATCGCGGTGGGGCGCAATGAACATCGCCTGCGCGAGCATATCGAAATCGCCTGGCCGCCAGAGGAGGGTGCGCAACTGGATTTGGTCGATGCGGAATCGGCAGAGGTCGAGGTATCACTGCCGGTTAACCGGCGCGGCAAGGTGCGGGCTCCCAGGCTCAAGGTACAGAGTCGCTTTCCCCTGGGGCTGTTCCGCTGTTGGAGCCATGTAGATCTGGATATCGACTTTCTGGTGTACCCGGCTCCGAAAAACCTGGGGCCGCTGCCGCTGGGTGCGGCAGCGGGTGAGGGCAAGAGTCCCGAGCGCCGTCGCGGCGGTGACGATTTTGCCGGGCTGCGTCCCTATCAGCCCGGCCACTCCCTTCGACACGTGGCCTGGAAGCAGTTCGCCGGCGGGCGCGACCTGCACAGCAAGGAATACGATAGCGGCGCCGACACACGGCTCTGGCTGGACTGGGACCTACTGGCTGGCCGGGATGTGGAGACTCGTCTCAGCGGCCTCTGTCACTGGGTGCTCGAAGCCGAGCGGGCGCAGATTCCCTACGGCTTGAGGCTGCCCGGAACGACCCTGGCGCCGTCCCTGGGAGAGCCCCAGCGACAGCGGGCGCTGGCAGCTCTGGCGGAATTTCCTCTGCAGGGGGTTGAATGA
- a CDS encoding O-succinylhomoserine sulfhydrylase encodes MFEDDGYSLETLAVRAGQVRSEEGEHSEAIYLTSSYVFPSAAEAAARFSGESPGNVYSRYTNPTVRNFEQRIAALEQGEAAVATSSGMAAILSLCMALLKSGDKVICSRSVFGTTTALFTRYMEKFGVRVSFVDLTDMQAWRDALDGDTKLLFMETPSNPLCEVADIRALADLAHSAGAQLVVDNCFCTPALQQPLTLGADMVVHSATKYLDGQGRCVGGVVVGKKAVMDELVIFLRTAGPSMSPFNAWVFLKGLETLNLRMQAHSRNALALAWWLDEQPAVEKVNYTGLPKHAGHLLAASQQSAFGGVLSFTVRGGREEAWKVIDACRIFSVTANLGDAKSTIVHPATTTHGRLSEEEKDRAGITENLIRVSVGLEDVEDLQRDLARGLTRLVK; translated from the coding sequence ATGTTTGAAGACGACGGTTACTCTCTGGAAACTCTGGCGGTGCGCGCCGGACAGGTTCGCTCCGAAGAGGGGGAACACTCAGAGGCGATCTATCTGACCTCCAGTTACGTATTCCCCTCTGCCGCGGAAGCTGCCGCGCGTTTTTCCGGTGAGAGTCCCGGCAACGTCTATTCGCGCTACACCAATCCCACGGTCCGCAACTTCGAACAGCGCATTGCGGCACTGGAGCAGGGCGAGGCGGCCGTGGCCACTTCCAGCGGAATGGCGGCGATTCTGAGTCTCTGTATGGCTCTGCTGAAAAGTGGCGACAAGGTGATCTGTTCCCGCAGCGTTTTTGGTACCACCACGGCGTTGTTTACCCGCTACATGGAAAAGTTCGGCGTGCGGGTGTCCTTCGTCGACCTCACGGATATGCAAGCCTGGCGGGATGCCCTCGACGGGGACACCAAGCTGTTGTTCATGGAGACTCCCTCCAACCCGCTGTGCGAAGTGGCCGATATCCGCGCGCTGGCCGATCTGGCGCACAGCGCCGGCGCCCAGCTGGTGGTGGATAACTGTTTCTGCACGCCGGCCCTGCAGCAACCGTTGACCCTGGGCGCCGATATGGTTGTGCACTCCGCGACCAAGTATCTGGACGGGCAGGGGCGCTGTGTCGGCGGTGTGGTGGTCGGCAAGAAGGCGGTGATGGACGAGCTGGTGATCTTCCTGCGCACCGCCGGCCCGAGTATGAGTCCATTCAACGCCTGGGTGTTTCTGAAGGGACTGGAGACCCTCAACCTGCGCATGCAGGCGCACTCGCGCAATGCGCTGGCTCTGGCCTGGTGGCTGGACGAGCAGCCCGCTGTGGAGAAGGTCAATTACACTGGCCTGCCAAAGCATGCCGGCCACCTGCTGGCAGCGAGCCAGCAGTCCGCTTTTGGCGGAGTGCTCAGCTTTACCGTTCGCGGCGGCCGTGAAGAGGCCTGGAAGGTGATCGACGCCTGCCGGATTTTCTCTGTGACTGCGAACCTGGGCGACGCCAAGAGCACCATCGTGCATCCGGCGACTACTACCCACGGACGCCTCAGTGAGGAGGAAAAGGACCGGGCGGGTATCACCGAAAATCTGATTCGTGTGTCTGTGGGCCTCGAGGATGTCGAGGACCTGCAGCGGGACCTGGCGCGGGGATTGACCCGGCTGGTTAAATAA
- the trpA gene encoding tryptophan synthase subunit alpha translates to MSEQAENRIDRRFAKLRTEGRKGLVTYIVAGDGGIENTVPLMHQLVASGSDLIELGVPFSDPMAEGPVIQKGHERALAQKASLRRCLEMVAEFRREDAETPVILMGYANPIERMGAEVFADAACEAGVDGALTVDLPAEEAGLLSGLLAERKLRNIFLLTPTTSEERIRAITELASGFIYYVSLKGVTGAGNLDLDSVRENLARIRRHTDLPLCVGFGIKDGASARAVSVDGDGAVVGSVLVSAIGEVGDGAQARDRVAELVAEIRGELDR, encoded by the coding sequence TTGAGCGAGCAAGCTGAGAACCGCATTGACCGCCGTTTTGCCAAGTTGCGTACCGAGGGTCGCAAGGGGCTGGTGACTTATATCGTTGCCGGTGACGGTGGCATCGAGAATACGGTGCCGCTGATGCACCAGTTGGTGGCTTCGGGCTCCGACCTGATCGAGCTGGGGGTGCCTTTTTCAGACCCCATGGCGGAGGGGCCGGTCATCCAGAAGGGACATGAGCGTGCTCTGGCCCAGAAGGCTTCCCTGCGTCGCTGTCTCGAGATGGTGGCGGAATTCCGGCGTGAGGACGCGGAAACGCCCGTCATCCTGATGGGGTATGCCAACCCCATCGAACGCATGGGGGCGGAGGTGTTTGCCGATGCCGCCTGCGAGGCGGGCGTGGATGGTGCACTGACTGTGGACCTGCCGGCGGAGGAGGCGGGGCTGCTTAGTGGACTGCTGGCAGAACGCAAACTGCGCAATATCTTCCTGCTGACCCCCACGACCAGTGAGGAGCGCATCCGCGCGATTACCGAGCTGGCCAGCGGTTTTATCTACTACGTTTCCCTTAAGGGGGTTACCGGCGCGGGCAACCTGGACCTGGACTCCGTACGGGAGAATCTGGCCCGGATTCGCCGCCATACCGACCTGCCGCTGTGCGTCGGCTTTGGAATCAAGGATGGGGCCTCCGCCCGCGCAGTAAGCGTCGATGGCGATGGCGCCGTGGTGGGCAGTGTGCTGGTATCGGCGATCGGTGAGGTCGGTGACGGTGCCCAGGCACGTGACCGTGTGGCGGAACTGGTTGCCGAAATTCGGGGTGAACTGGACCGCTGA
- a CDS encoding SPOR domain-containing protein, protein MASRNNDLSSTGRLNDGFKQRIVGALVLVALAVIFLPSLFDREGARYIDITSKIPPAPDIQPIEIAQPQPAQDVAPAPEPEAVFQPVAVTGQSTAVEPKPEPREASQSAAAAQTETEAAKPAPVKREPVLDERGLPRSWVVQVASYREQVRADRLRDRLMDEGFKAYTRSASTDKGTFVRVYVGPKVDRADAEATKQELDQLLAAQTLVMRLK, encoded by the coding sequence ATGGCGAGTCGTAACAATGACCTGAGCTCCACGGGGCGACTGAACGATGGCTTCAAACAGCGCATCGTCGGTGCCCTGGTATTGGTTGCACTTGCCGTGATCTTCCTGCCCAGCCTGTTCGATCGCGAGGGCGCGCGCTATATCGATATCACCAGCAAGATCCCGCCGGCGCCGGATATCCAGCCGATCGAAATCGCCCAACCGCAACCCGCTCAGGACGTGGCGCCCGCACCGGAGCCGGAAGCAGTGTTCCAGCCGGTCGCCGTGACCGGGCAATCGACGGCAGTTGAGCCCAAGCCGGAACCCCGGGAGGCCTCGCAGTCTGCCGCTGCAGCGCAGACAGAGACTGAAGCCGCAAAGCCGGCACCGGTCAAAAGGGAGCCAGTACTGGACGAACGGGGGTTGCCGCGCTCCTGGGTGGTTCAGGTCGCTTCCTATCGGGAACAGGTACGGGCCGACCGCCTGCGTGATCGCCTGATGGACGAGGGTTTCAAGGCATATACCCGCTCCGCGAGCACCGACAAGGGCACATTCGTGCGGGTTTATGTCGGACCCAAAGTGGACCGGGCGGATGCCGAGGCGACCAAGCAGGAACTGGATCAGCTGCTCGCGGCCCAGACGCTGGTGATGCGCCTCAAGTAA
- the purF gene encoding amidophosphoribosyltransferase — translation MCGIVGIVGKSDVNLQLYDALTLLQHRGQDAAGIVTCDRDRLNQQKANGLVRDVFRARHMERLKGNFGIGHVRYPTAGSSGPALAQPFYVNSPYGIAMAHNGNLTNMKEVVDEIFQQDLRHINTDSDSEVLLNVFAHELHKLGKLQPKAEDIFTAMRAVHNRVRGGYACVALIVGYGIVAFRDPNGIRPLVYGKRETDKGTEYMVASESVALDVQGYTVVRDVAPGEAIYIELDGTVHAQDCAENSSLTPCIFEHVYFARPDSIMDGVSVHKARLRQGEHLADKILRERPDHDIDVVIPIPDSSRSAGQMVAHRLGVKFREGLVKNRYIGRTFIMPGQKQRKKSVRQKLNAIELEFRGKNVLLVDDSIVRGTTCKQIIQMAREAGANKVYFASAAPAVKFPNVYGIDMPSSEELVAHGRTTEEVCEVIGADWLIYQDLEDLIESSGEGNSAIEKFDCSVFNGDYVTGDVDEQYLERLHAERNDQAKNGKGNQSPL, via the coding sequence ATGTGTGGTATTGTCGGTATCGTCGGTAAGAGTGACGTCAATCTCCAACTCTACGATGCACTTACCCTGTTGCAACATCGTGGACAGGACGCCGCCGGCATCGTCACCTGCGATCGTGACCGCCTGAACCAGCAGAAGGCGAACGGCCTCGTCCGCGACGTGTTCCGCGCGCGGCATATGGAGAGACTGAAGGGTAACTTCGGCATTGGCCACGTGCGTTACCCCACCGCCGGCAGTTCCGGCCCGGCGCTGGCTCAGCCGTTCTACGTCAATTCCCCCTATGGCATCGCCATGGCGCACAACGGCAACCTCACCAACATGAAAGAGGTGGTCGACGAGATCTTCCAGCAGGACCTGCGCCACATCAACACCGATTCCGATTCCGAAGTGCTGCTCAACGTCTTTGCCCATGAGCTGCACAAGCTGGGCAAGCTGCAGCCGAAGGCCGAAGATATCTTTACTGCGATGCGCGCGGTGCACAATCGCGTTCGCGGTGGTTATGCCTGCGTCGCCCTGATCGTCGGCTACGGCATCGTCGCCTTCCGCGACCCCAATGGCATTCGCCCGCTCGTATACGGCAAGCGCGAGACCGACAAGGGCACCGAGTATATGGTCGCCTCCGAGTCTGTTGCCCTCGATGTGCAGGGCTACACGGTTGTGCGTGATGTGGCTCCGGGTGAGGCCATTTACATCGAGCTCGATGGGACGGTGCACGCTCAGGATTGTGCGGAGAATTCCAGCCTGACCCCCTGTATCTTTGAGCATGTCTACTTTGCCCGTCCGGACTCCATCATGGATGGTGTATCCGTACACAAGGCGCGCCTGCGTCAGGGCGAGCACCTGGCCGACAAGATTCTGCGCGAGCGCCCGGACCACGATATCGATGTGGTGATCCCGATTCCGGATTCCTCGCGCTCTGCCGGCCAGATGGTGGCACATCGCCTGGGGGTCAAGTTCCGTGAGGGACTGGTGAAGAACCGCTATATCGGCCGTACCTTCATCATGCCGGGGCAGAAGCAGCGCAAGAAATCCGTGCGACAGAAGTTGAACGCGATCGAACTGGAATTCCGCGGCAAGAACGTGCTGCTGGTGGATGATTCCATCGTGCGGGGCACCACCTGCAAGCAGATCATCCAGATGGCCCGCGAGGCGGGTGCCAACAAGGTCTACTTCGCCTCCGCCGCGCCAGCAGTGAAATTTCCGAACGTATACGGCATCGACATGCCGTCCTCGGAAGAGCTGGTCGCCCACGGCCGTACCACCGAAGAGGTGTGCGAGGTTATCGGTGCGGATTGGCTGATTTACCAGGATCTCGAAGATCTGATCGAGAGCTCCGGCGAGGGTAACAGTGCGATCGAGAAGTTCGACTGTTCCGTATTTAATGGTGACTACGTCACCGGAGATGTGGACGAGCAGTACCTGGAGCGACTGCATGCCGAGCGCAATGACCAGGCGAAAAACGGTAAGGGCAATCAGAGCCCGCTGTAA
- the accD gene encoding acetyl-CoA carboxylase, carboxyltransferase subunit beta, whose amino-acid sequence MSWLEKIVPAVIRTERRPGASKVPEGVWKKCVKCDAMLYRPELERNLDVCPKCDHHIRIGARRRLDIFLDEEGREELATDVVPVDRLKFKDVKKYKDRLTQAQKATGEKDALIAMRGTLKGKPVVAVAFEFAFHGGSMGYVVGERFTRAAQRALEERIPLVCFSATGGARMQEALISLMQMAKTSAVLEKMKMAGVPYISVMTDPVYGGVSASLALLGDINAAEPGARAGFAGPNIIEQTIRQKLPKGFQRSEFLLDHGAIDMIIPRADMRDTLSRLLGKLMND is encoded by the coding sequence ATGAGCTGGTTAGAGAAAATTGTTCCCGCAGTCATTCGCACCGAGCGCCGTCCCGGCGCCAGCAAAGTGCCGGAGGGTGTCTGGAAGAAGTGCGTCAAGTGTGACGCGATGCTCTATCGTCCGGAGCTTGAGCGCAATCTGGATGTCTGCCCGAAATGCGACCACCACATCCGCATCGGCGCCCGCCGCCGCCTCGATATCTTCCTCGATGAGGAGGGGCGTGAGGAGCTGGCCACCGACGTGGTGCCGGTTGACCGCCTCAAGTTCAAAGATGTGAAGAAATACAAGGATCGCCTCACTCAGGCCCAGAAAGCCACTGGTGAGAAAGATGCGCTGATCGCCATGCGCGGCACCCTCAAGGGCAAGCCCGTGGTGGCTGTAGCGTTTGAGTTCGCTTTCCACGGTGGTTCCATGGGTTATGTGGTGGGCGAGCGCTTCACTCGCGCAGCCCAGCGCGCGCTGGAAGAGCGGATTCCGCTGGTCTGTTTCTCTGCCACTGGCGGCGCCCGGATGCAGGAGGCCCTGATCTCCCTGATGCAGATGGCGAAGACGTCAGCGGTGCTGGAAAAAATGAAGATGGCCGGGGTGCCCTACATCTCGGTGATGACCGATCCGGTCTACGGTGGTGTTTCTGCCTCTCTGGCCCTGCTGGGCGATATCAATGCAGCCGAACCTGGTGCCCGCGCCGGTTTTGCCGGGCCGAACATCATTGAGCAGACCATCCGCCAGAAGCTGCCCAAGGGCTTCCAGCGCAGTGAGTTCCTGCTGGACCACGGTGCCATCGACATGATCATTCCGCGCGCTGATATGCGCGATACGCTGTCGCGCTTGCTCGGCAAACTGATGAATGACTGA